A region of the Sminthopsis crassicaudata isolate SCR6 chromosome 6, ASM4859323v1, whole genome shotgun sequence genome:
ttccctattCGTGGTCCCCTTACTCTTGTCACCCCTCCCCCATTCtcgtccccctcccccccattcttGACCCCCTTCTCCTACGCTTGTTCCCTCCCATTCTTGCTCTCTCCACTCATGACCCCCATCCCCGTGGCCTCCCCTCCCTCTGTGTGctgcccctcccccttctccctcccctcccccactcagtGGTCTTCACATCTGCTCCCTTTGTGTCCCCACCTGGCCTTGGGCTTCTCCCCCTCCTCGGGGTCCCCCGCCCCCTCTCCTCCCATCCCACTCTCctacctcctccttcccccctcctcctggTCCTTCCTGGGTCCCCCTTAGCCTGCTCCAGCCCCCTCCATGCTTTGCCCCTTAGGATCCAGAAGACTTTAGAGAGCGCTTCTGCAGTCCGGGCCTGGGTCGGGTGAGATGATGTTAATAACTCGTGTTAGTAAAGATGGCACCGTGCCCAGCGGGCACAGTAGGTGCTGCATGAAGGCTTGCACCTGCTCACCTGGGAGCTGCCTCCTGCTCTGCCCATCTGGGCCTCCCTGGCCTGCTCCCACctgtccctcctcccctcctgccTGTGCTCCTCCCACACTGGCCCTTCTGCACCCACCCGCACCTCCCCATGCCCTTTTCTTGGCCCTGCCCACCTGTCCTATGTGGTTCCCACCTGCAGGAGAAGCCATGGAACTCGGCGGCAAGAAGAAGCTTCACGCGCTGTCCCTGGCGGAGAAGATCCAGGTGCTGGAGCTCCTGGACGAATCCAAGATGTCCCAGTCGGAGGTGGCCCGGCGTTTCCAGGTCTCCCAGCCTCAGATCTCCCGGATCTGCAAGAACAAGGAGAAGCTGCTGGCAGACTGGTGCAGCGGCACGGCCAACCGGGAGCGCAAGCGCAAGCGGGAGTCCAAGTACAGCGGCATCGACGAGGCGCTCCTGTGCTGGTACCACATCGCCCGCGCCAAGGCCTGGGACGTCACGGGCCCCATGCTGCTGCACAAAGCCAAGGAGCTCGCCGACCTCATGGGCCAGCACTTCGTGCCCAGTATCGGCTGGCTGGTGCGCTGGAAGCGCCGCAACAACGTGGGCCTGGGCGTCCGCCACGTCCTCCCTCCTCCGGCCCGGACTTCCCCGGAGACTCCTCCCCCGGGCGCTGACCCTCAGACGCCCATTACCCTGAAAGACTTTTCCCCGGAGGATATTTTTGGCTGTGCTGAGGTGCCCTTATTGTATCGGGCGGTCCCCGGTGGGATGGCCCTGGGTGATCGGTTACAGGTGTTACTGTGTGCCAACAGTGGAGGGACCGAGAAGCGGCGGCTGGTGGTCGCAGGGGGCCGCCAGCGCTCTCCGCGGTGCTTCTTTGGGGTCAGCAGTGAGGCTCTGCCCGTCCTCTACCGCCCGGGCCCAGGGATCCCGTGGGCGGACTGGCTGGCCCAGCTGGACCAGGACATGGGGCAGCAGGGCCGACACGTGGCCTTGTTGCTGACCGCCCAGCCAGCCAGGGGCTCCACAGACCTACCCGAGCTTCAGCATGTGAGTCTGCTGCCTCTGCCTGCCGACGGCACCATGCCCTGTTTACCCACTCCTGTGGTGCGGGACTTCAAGAGCCGTTACCGGCACCGGCTCCTGAGTAAGCTGGCCGCTCTCCGAGGGAGCGCGGAGGGCGTGTCTCTGGCTGCTGCCGGGGCCGGCATCACGGTGCTTGACGCCTTGCATATGATGGCAGCCGCCTGGGACAGGGTGCCCCCCAACTTCATCAGGAGCAGCTTTGCTCTGGCTGGCCTGTGGCCCAGCAGAACTCCTCCGTCCACAAAAGAAGTGCCCAAGATGCCCCCCCTGCCCAGCGGGCTGAGATCCGATGAATTCTCCCGCTTTGTAGACCTGGAAGGTGAGGAGACAGATGGGGGAGGATGCAAGGAAGAAGGGAGCAGTGAGGGCGAGGAAG
Encoded here:
- the TIGD3 gene encoding tigger transposable element-derived protein 3 isoform X2; the protein is MELGGKKKLHALSLAEKIQVLELLDESKMSQSEVARRFQVSQPQISRICKNKEKLLADWCSGTANRERKRKRESKYSGIDEALLCWYHIARAKAWDVTGPMLLHKAKELADLMGQHFVPSIGWLVRWKRRNNVGLGVRHVLPPPARTSPETPPPGADPQTPITLKDFSPEDIFGCAEVPLLYRAVPGGMALGDRLQVLLCANSGGTEKRRLVVAGGRQRSPRCFFGVSSEALPVLYRPGPGIPWADWLAQLDQDMGQQGRHVALLLTAQPARGSTDLPELQHVSLLPLPADGTMPCLPTPVVRDFKSRYRHRLLSKLAALRGSAEGVSLAAAGAGITVLDALHMMAAAWDRVPPNFIRSSFALAGLWPSRTPPSTKEVPKMPPLPSGLRSDEFSRFVDLEGEETDGGGCKEEGSSEGEEENGDDSFMPLPTKTDALQALGTLRRWLECKGASPELFEKFYDCEEEVERMCYQ
- the TIGD3 gene encoding tigger transposable element-derived protein 3 isoform X1 codes for the protein MMLITRVSKDGTVPSGHSRCCMKACTCSPGSCLLLCPSGPPWPAPTCPSSPPACAPPTLALLHPPAPPHALFLALPTCPMWFPPAGEAMELGGKKKLHALSLAEKIQVLELLDESKMSQSEVARRFQVSQPQISRICKNKEKLLADWCSGTANRERKRKRESKYSGIDEALLCWYHIARAKAWDVTGPMLLHKAKELADLMGQHFVPSIGWLVRWKRRNNVGLGVRHVLPPPARTSPETPPPGADPQTPITLKDFSPEDIFGCAEVPLLYRAVPGGMALGDRLQVLLCANSGGTEKRRLVVAGGRQRSPRCFFGVSSEALPVLYRPGPGIPWADWLAQLDQDMGQQGRHVALLLTAQPARGSTDLPELQHVSLLPLPADGTMPCLPTPVVRDFKSRYRHRLLSKLAALRGSAEGVSLAAAGAGITVLDALHMMAAAWDRVPPNFIRSSFALAGLWPSRTPPSTKEVPKMPPLPSGLRSDEFSRFVDLEGEETDGGGCKEEGSSEGEEENGDDSFMPLPTKTDALQALGTLRRWLECKGASPELFEKFYDCEEEVERMCYQ